The following proteins come from a genomic window of Alicyclobacillus dauci:
- a CDS encoding Glu/Leu/Phe/Val family dehydrogenase gives MPAPGENVLTNTQNAVQDALSRLGYDETVYDLLREPVRVFTVRIPVRMDDGHTEVFTGYRAQHNDAIGPTKGGIRFHPNVTLDEVKALSIWMSLKCGIFDLPYGGAKGGIICDPRKMSLPEQERLARGYVRAISQIVGPTKDIPAPDVYTNPQIMAWMYDEFSHIREYDSPGFITGKPLVLGGSQGRNQATALGVVIAMREAAIRLNKEVKDLRVLVQGFGNVGSNVALILHDLGAKVIGISDAGGGLYNENGLNIPELVDQKDSFGMVTSSYQNVITNEEFLTQACDVLIPAALENQLHEGNAGDIQASIVVEAANGPTTPAADEILNERGVLVLPDVLANAGGVTVSYFEWVQNNQGFYWTEEEVNQRLEEMMVKSVHNILTTAERYDVSPRLAAYMVGIRPFAEAMRWRGWV, from the coding sequence ATGCCAGCTCCGGGCGAGAATGTATTGACGAACACACAAAATGCCGTTCAAGATGCATTGTCCCGTCTTGGGTATGACGAGACCGTCTATGATCTCCTGCGCGAACCCGTTCGCGTCTTCACGGTCCGGATTCCAGTCAGGATGGACGACGGACATACGGAAGTTTTCACAGGATACCGCGCTCAGCACAACGATGCCATCGGCCCAACGAAGGGCGGCATTCGTTTCCATCCAAATGTGACCCTCGACGAAGTGAAGGCACTGTCCATTTGGATGAGCCTGAAGTGCGGTATTTTTGATTTGCCATACGGTGGCGCGAAGGGTGGTATCATCTGCGATCCGCGCAAGATGTCCCTACCCGAACAAGAACGTCTCGCTCGCGGGTATGTCCGCGCCATCAGCCAAATTGTTGGCCCGACAAAGGACATTCCGGCACCCGACGTTTATACGAATCCGCAAATTATGGCCTGGATGTACGATGAATTCAGCCATATTCGCGAATACGATTCGCCCGGCTTTATCACGGGTAAACCGCTCGTGCTCGGTGGATCCCAAGGCCGTAACCAAGCGACTGCACTGGGCGTTGTCATCGCCATGCGCGAAGCTGCCATTCGCTTGAACAAAGAAGTCAAAGACTTGCGTGTACTCGTTCAGGGATTTGGCAATGTAGGAAGCAACGTCGCCCTCATCTTGCACGATCTCGGCGCAAAGGTTATCGGCATCAGTGATGCCGGGGGCGGACTCTACAACGAAAACGGCCTCAATATCCCGGAACTTGTCGACCAGAAAGACTCGTTCGGCATGGTGACATCGAGTTACCAAAACGTCATCACCAACGAAGAATTTCTCACCCAGGCGTGCGATGTTCTCATTCCAGCCGCCCTCGAGAATCAACTTCACGAGGGAAATGCAGGGGACATTCAAGCGTCCATCGTCGTCGAAGCGGCGAACGGTCCAACGACACCAGCAGCCGACGAGATTCTCAACGAACGCGGCGTCCTCGTTCTCCCGGACGTTCTTGCAAACGCTGGCGGCGTGACCGTCTCATATTTCGAATGGGTCCAGAACAATCAAGGCTTCTACTGGACGGAAGAGGAAGTCAATCAACGTCTGGAAGAAATGATGGTCAAATCCGTTCACAACATTCTAACCACAGCCGAACGCTACGACGTCTCACCTCGTTTGGCCGCGTATATGGTGGGCATTCGCCCATTCGCCGAAGCCATGCGCTGGCGTGGTTGGGTGTAA
- the pyrF gene encoding orotidine-5'-phosphate decarboxylase: MSSWEALLDSKYDTVRKATYLALDVPDVTSALQLVDDFFPVVDGYKVGLELFHAAGMNLVEQLLKRNARVFLDMKLHDIPNTVHGALRAICQAPIEMVNVHAQGGQRMLSAAREAVDASPCQPLLIGVTILTSMDRSDLQAVGIEGTPEAAVERLTNLCIGAGLDGVVCSAEELDMLAKRVPVGFERVVPGTRLAMDSVHDQRRSRSPGEAMRSGATRLVLGRAIVQASDRLSALEAYWSDMLEGDSQA, from the coding sequence GTGAGTTCCTGGGAAGCGCTGCTGGACAGCAAATACGACACTGTCCGCAAGGCAACCTATTTAGCGCTCGACGTACCTGATGTAACTTCCGCGCTCCAGTTGGTCGACGACTTTTTTCCCGTCGTTGATGGATATAAAGTTGGACTGGAATTGTTTCACGCGGCGGGGATGAATCTAGTAGAACAATTGCTAAAGCGAAACGCGCGAGTTTTTCTCGATATGAAGCTGCATGACATTCCCAACACCGTTCACGGGGCGCTCCGGGCGATTTGCCAAGCCCCGATTGAGATGGTAAACGTTCACGCGCAAGGCGGCCAGAGGATGCTATCCGCCGCGCGTGAAGCGGTTGATGCGAGTCCGTGTCAGCCGCTCCTCATTGGCGTGACTATCCTCACGAGTATGGACAGGAGCGACCTACAGGCAGTCGGCATCGAGGGAACACCGGAGGCTGCGGTCGAGCGCCTCACAAACCTCTGCATCGGCGCTGGTTTGGACGGTGTTGTCTGCTCGGCCGAGGAACTTGATATGCTCGCGAAGCGTGTTCCAGTTGGTTTTGAGCGTGTCGTACCAGGAACGCGCTTGGCAATGGACAGCGTCCACGATCAACGACGCTCCAGAAGCCCAGGCGAAGCAATGCGATCCGGCGCCACACGCCTCGTCCTCGGCCGGGCGATTGTTCAGGCAAGCGACAGGTTATCCGCTCTAGAAGCGTACTGGTCAGATATGCTGGAAGGAGATTCGCAAGCATGA
- the pyrE gene encoding orotate phosphoribosyltransferase — MKPFRDSYVQDVDTLAVGLLQIGAVELRPNDPFTWSSGWKSPIYCDNRLVLGYPMLRDLVVSGFENIIATDFPAVELVAGTATAGIPHAAILADRLSLPTAYVRSQAKAHGRGKQIEGHVRAGMKAVVIEDTLSTGQSAYQAVSSLQEAGVDVLAVLSILSYDFDAAGERIQESGVPAYRLVPYRSLVRVARERGDVNDQEVELLMRWREAPENFGM; from the coding sequence ATGAAACCATTTCGAGATAGTTACGTTCAAGATGTCGACACGCTCGCCGTGGGCCTGCTCCAAATTGGGGCCGTCGAACTCCGGCCAAACGATCCGTTCACGTGGTCCAGTGGGTGGAAGTCTCCCATATACTGTGACAACCGTCTCGTCCTTGGCTATCCGATGCTCCGCGACTTGGTCGTGAGCGGCTTCGAAAACATCATCGCAACGGACTTTCCGGCGGTGGAGCTCGTTGCTGGAACCGCTACAGCTGGGATTCCCCATGCGGCGATTTTAGCGGACAGGCTCTCGCTGCCTACCGCATATGTGCGCTCACAGGCGAAGGCGCATGGACGCGGCAAGCAAATCGAAGGCCACGTTCGGGCCGGCATGAAAGCTGTCGTCATTGAGGACACGCTGTCGACGGGACAGTCGGCCTACCAAGCGGTGTCAAGCCTGCAAGAAGCAGGTGTGGACGTGCTGGCTGTGCTATCGATTCTTTCGTACGATTTCGACGCTGCAGGGGAGCGGATTCAAGAGTCCGGAGTACCGGCTTATCGGCTGGTCCCCTATCGTTCTCTCGTCCGTGTGGCACGAGAACGAGGCGACGTGAACGACCAAGAGGTCGAACTCTTGATGCGTTGGCGCGAGGCGCCAGAGAACTTCGGCATGTAA
- a CDS encoding calcium-translocating P-type ATPase, SERCA-type, translated as MEQQNWHAISEADCFAALDSGMAGLSSAQVDARRKECGLNQLSEGHKVSLLTVFLNQFRDFMIIVLLAATLISGLLGEYTDAITIILIIFLNGVLGFVQEVRAEKSLSALKELTAPVARVRRNGQVTNVPAKELVPGDIILLEDGDRVPADGRILKASVFYVEESALTGESVPSSKDPTILTEVDSNLGDRKNMVYMGTMVSRGKAEVLVTATGMATEMGKIADLMQQSEESLTPLQQRLDQLGKTLVWLSLGLTVLVVIAGVLHGHQVYEMFLAGVSLAVAAIPEGLPAIVTIALALGVQRMIKRNAIVRKLPSVETLGCATVICSDKTGTLTQNRMTVQRIFADGSWLSVTGTGYDPVGEFMMGEHVVDPNRRAALKSLIDIAGTCNNAMILQNETENGTVYAVQGDPTEGALLVLAKKAGFDDPDAVYQRIEELPFDSERKLMSVLVKSGDDVFVFVKGAPDVLLDRSNRILLNGREETLGQTTRKTIQVANQEMASQALRNLGFGYRRFKSVDSAKRAPDWESELVFVGLCGMIDPPRDEAFDAIQIARDAGIRTVMITGDHQITAKAIATNLSILPDGGRVVTGAELDKMSDAELESLVEDVYVYARVTPEHKLRIVRALQARSHVVAMTGDGVNDAPAIKQADIGIAMGQSGTDVAKEASSLVLADDNFATIVAAVEEGRGIYDNIKKFIRYLLASNVGEIVTMFFAMLAGLALPLAPIQILWVNLVTDGLPAIALGIDPPENDIMKRQPRNVREGIFAKGMSTKILSRGILIGLVTLAVFIWSLRTNGTLAHAQTMAYATLTMAQLILVFDCRSLEGGIMKRNIFGNMWLILAVLSSVVLFLMTIYVPKIALAFRTIPLGIADWAIVLVMAAIPTFALSLRRASRNALRPKASTREA; from the coding sequence GTGGAACAGCAGAACTGGCATGCGATTTCAGAAGCCGACTGTTTTGCGGCTCTTGACAGTGGGATGGCCGGTCTTTCGTCTGCACAGGTGGATGCGCGACGAAAGGAATGTGGCCTTAACCAATTGAGTGAAGGACACAAAGTGTCCTTGCTGACGGTATTTCTCAACCAATTTCGCGATTTTATGATCATTGTTCTACTTGCCGCAACGTTGATTTCTGGTTTGCTTGGCGAATATACCGACGCCATTACCATCATTTTGATCATCTTTTTAAACGGTGTGCTCGGTTTCGTTCAGGAAGTTCGTGCCGAAAAGTCACTCTCCGCATTAAAGGAATTGACCGCGCCTGTTGCACGTGTTCGACGGAACGGTCAAGTGACGAACGTACCGGCGAAGGAGTTGGTCCCTGGCGATATCATTCTCTTGGAGGATGGGGACAGGGTTCCGGCTGACGGACGCATTCTCAAGGCATCCGTGTTCTACGTTGAAGAGTCTGCGCTCACAGGTGAATCGGTCCCATCCAGCAAAGACCCGACGATTCTAACGGAGGTAGACAGCAACCTCGGGGACAGAAAGAACATGGTCTACATGGGAACGATGGTCTCGCGAGGGAAAGCGGAAGTTCTTGTCACGGCGACGGGTATGGCCACGGAGATGGGCAAGATTGCAGACCTCATGCAGCAGTCAGAAGAATCGCTGACACCGCTCCAACAACGTCTTGATCAACTGGGAAAAACGCTTGTTTGGCTCTCCCTTGGCCTCACAGTTCTCGTTGTCATTGCGGGTGTTCTGCACGGACACCAAGTGTACGAGATGTTCTTGGCAGGCGTAAGCTTGGCCGTTGCGGCCATCCCAGAGGGACTTCCGGCTATCGTAACCATCGCTCTAGCGCTCGGTGTTCAACGCATGATTAAGCGCAACGCCATCGTGCGCAAGCTTCCTTCTGTGGAAACGCTCGGCTGTGCGACAGTCATTTGTTCCGATAAAACGGGTACGCTCACGCAGAATCGCATGACGGTACAACGCATTTTTGCAGACGGAAGTTGGCTGTCTGTCACAGGCACGGGTTACGATCCGGTCGGTGAATTCATGATGGGCGAACACGTCGTCGATCCAAACCGTCGTGCAGCACTCAAAAGTCTCATTGACATCGCGGGAACGTGTAACAACGCAATGATCCTCCAGAACGAAACAGAAAATGGAACGGTATACGCAGTGCAAGGTGATCCCACAGAGGGTGCACTGCTCGTGCTCGCGAAAAAGGCGGGCTTTGACGACCCTGATGCGGTCTACCAGCGGATCGAGGAACTGCCGTTCGATTCTGAGCGGAAGCTGATGTCCGTTTTGGTCAAGTCCGGCGACGACGTCTTTGTTTTCGTCAAGGGTGCACCGGATGTCCTATTGGATCGCTCAAACCGCATTTTGCTAAACGGGCGGGAAGAGACGCTCGGCCAAACGACGCGCAAGACGATCCAAGTTGCCAACCAAGAGATGGCCTCTCAGGCCTTGCGCAACTTGGGATTTGGCTATCGGCGCTTCAAGAGTGTCGACTCGGCCAAGCGCGCACCTGACTGGGAGAGCGAGCTTGTCTTTGTTGGGCTGTGTGGCATGATCGATCCGCCCCGCGACGAGGCATTTGACGCCATTCAGATCGCTCGGGATGCAGGCATTCGCACGGTGATGATCACAGGCGATCACCAAATCACAGCGAAGGCCATTGCGACCAACTTAAGCATTTTACCGGACGGCGGCCGCGTCGTAACTGGGGCGGAACTCGACAAAATGAGTGACGCGGAACTCGAGTCCCTGGTTGAGGACGTATATGTTTATGCGCGGGTCACACCGGAACACAAACTTCGCATTGTGCGGGCCCTTCAAGCACGCAGTCACGTTGTGGCAATGACCGGGGACGGCGTCAATGATGCACCTGCCATTAAACAGGCTGATATCGGGATCGCAATGGGTCAGTCGGGAACGGATGTCGCCAAGGAAGCGTCCAGCCTAGTCCTGGCCGACGATAACTTCGCCACCATTGTGGCTGCCGTGGAAGAGGGGCGGGGGATCTACGACAACATTAAGAAATTTATTCGATACCTCCTGGCTTCGAACGTGGGCGAGATCGTGACGATGTTCTTCGCCATGCTCGCAGGGCTCGCACTGCCCTTGGCCCCGATTCAAATTCTTTGGGTCAACTTGGTCACGGATGGACTTCCGGCGATAGCGCTGGGTATCGATCCGCCCGAGAACGACATCATGAAACGGCAACCGCGCAACGTCCGCGAGGGCATTTTCGCAAAAGGGATGTCCACTAAGATCCTTTCCAGGGGTATTCTCATCGGGCTGGTAACCTTGGCCGTATTCATTTGGTCGCTCAGGACGAACGGAACCCTCGCTCATGCGCAAACGATGGCCTATGCGACCTTGACGATGGCGCAACTGATTCTCGTGTTCGATTGCCGCAGCCTAGAAGGTGGCATCATGAAGCGGAATATCTTTGGAAACATGTGGTTGATCCTTGCTGTATTGTCTTCAGTTGTTTTGTTCCTTATGACCATTTATGTGCCCAAAATTGCGCTCGCCTTCCGCACCATCCCACTCGGCATCGCCGATTGGGCTATCGTGCTCGTTATGGCGGCCATCCCGACGTTCGCCCTGTCACTGCGCCGCGCATCACGAAATGCACTGCGCCCCAAGGCAAGTACACGGGAAGCATAA
- a CDS encoding Rqc2 family fibronectin-binding protein, whose amino-acid sequence MDGLTMRRLSLELAGSLTGSKIEKIYQPASTDLVLSLRGPGKSAQRLLISAHKQFARVHLLMDERPENPQEPPMFCMLLRKYIEGGRVVAVLQHGWDRVVEFRVEAVDEVGDIRTYFLICEVMGRHSNVILCRREDDDKLRIIDSIVRVTEQMSRYREVLPGVPYQSPPAQHKRSGREIEPTDLPSIDKTNWLARTNVQNLVDHVAGMGPVSAREILHRAAFEAQRQGDTPATSLVHAQLIHVLDAVEDGTESATVSLDSMGRATECAPFLLTHRQNYALCPSMSEGIRRRFADNGEVLYHSHLQDELRRVVDDHLDKLRGKRVKLEQSLEQSADESIYRLKAELLTAYAYQIEKGQERCILPNYYADNEPIAIELNPALDAIQNAQRYYKQATKRKRAATSVAEQLELVEFDIRYLDEVNEALRNTSLSNLEQIRRELISQGFLQEKQNKRKHKPTKPEKTDNRPDSYLSEDGFLIRVGRNNIQNDKLTFRQSEGHDVWLHVKDQPGSHVVIRKGVASGVPETTIEEAALLAAFFSRGRDSANVPVDITEIRHVWKPNGARPGLALYDHQRTLYVTPERALLEPILSRRSEHAPQA is encoded by the coding sequence TTGGACGGATTGACGATGAGGCGTCTTAGCCTGGAACTGGCAGGATCGCTTACAGGCAGTAAAATAGAAAAGATTTATCAGCCGGCATCGACAGATTTGGTCTTGAGTCTGCGCGGTCCGGGAAAGTCCGCTCAGCGCCTGCTGATTTCAGCACACAAACAATTTGCACGCGTACATCTGCTCATGGACGAGCGGCCAGAGAATCCCCAAGAACCGCCTATGTTTTGTATGTTGTTGCGCAAGTATATCGAAGGTGGTCGAGTTGTCGCTGTGCTTCAGCACGGTTGGGATCGCGTCGTTGAGTTCCGGGTCGAGGCGGTCGACGAAGTTGGGGACATTCGGACATATTTCCTCATTTGCGAAGTGATGGGTCGTCACAGTAACGTCATCCTCTGCCGGCGGGAAGACGATGACAAGCTCAGAATCATTGACTCTATCGTCCGTGTCACAGAGCAAATGTCCCGCTATCGCGAAGTCCTGCCAGGTGTACCTTATCAATCACCTCCCGCTCAGCACAAACGCTCGGGGAGAGAAATCGAGCCGACTGATTTACCTTCCATCGACAAAACGAACTGGCTCGCGCGTACCAATGTCCAAAATTTGGTCGATCACGTCGCCGGCATGGGCCCAGTATCCGCTCGCGAGATTCTCCATCGCGCCGCTTTCGAGGCACAGCGACAGGGAGATACTCCTGCGACAAGCCTCGTCCATGCTCAACTGATTCACGTGCTCGATGCGGTGGAGGACGGAACGGAGTCCGCGACTGTGTCGCTCGATTCCATGGGTCGAGCCACTGAGTGCGCACCGTTTCTGTTGACCCATCGACAAAACTATGCCCTATGTCCGTCAATGAGCGAGGGCATTCGCAGACGTTTTGCTGACAATGGAGAAGTCCTGTATCACTCGCATTTGCAAGACGAGTTACGACGTGTTGTTGATGACCATCTGGATAAACTGCGAGGAAAACGTGTGAAATTGGAGCAGTCTCTCGAACAGAGTGCGGACGAGTCGATATATCGTCTCAAGGCAGAACTGTTGACAGCTTATGCCTACCAAATCGAAAAAGGTCAAGAGCGCTGTATTTTACCGAACTACTATGCGGACAATGAACCCATAGCTATTGAGTTAAATCCCGCCTTAGACGCTATTCAAAATGCACAGCGCTACTATAAACAGGCCACAAAACGCAAGCGTGCGGCGACGTCCGTCGCGGAACAGTTGGAACTGGTCGAATTCGACATTCGTTATTTAGATGAGGTAAATGAGGCACTTCGGAACACAAGCCTAAGCAATCTCGAACAAATTCGGAGAGAACTCATCAGTCAAGGATTTCTCCAAGAAAAGCAGAACAAGCGAAAGCACAAACCGACCAAGCCGGAAAAGACGGACAATCGGCCCGATTCCTATCTATCGGAGGACGGGTTCCTCATTCGCGTAGGTCGAAACAACATCCAGAATGATAAGCTCACCTTTCGCCAGAGCGAAGGACACGATGTCTGGCTGCACGTGAAAGATCAACCGGGTTCTCACGTCGTTATTCGCAAAGGGGTTGCTTCCGGGGTTCCTGAAACGACAATTGAAGAGGCAGCTCTCCTCGCTGCGTTCTTCAGCCGTGGTCGGGACTCCGCCAACGTCCCTGTCGACATCACAGAAATCAGGCACGTTTGGAAACCGAACGGTGCGCGGCCCGGCTTAGCCTTGTACGATCATCAAAGAACGCTCTACGTCACACCAGAACGTGCCCTGCTCGAGCCGATTCTCAGTCGACGTTCAGAGCATGCACCACAGGCCTAA
- a CDS encoding DUF2254 family protein, with translation MKANTVQNPVRVSGLRRLTSSWIVHLLVATAVIALVFRFPPLLFQGDTDTARNYLNTIVSSLSTILALCISIILVAIQMTAGNYTHRVLDFFVRLPYNGSLFLMFLVTIMHSFFLMAKIRDPQRDPLPRSLQPEMSADLILVVMCYLSLLLYMYAVVRLLKPERIIQLISREYQMAVGAGRWKAALENVEQICDIVKRAASVNDSLTGTYGLQRMQEIAARLPMPQNDDDPVLDVHRSMVNQWGEIIGVTVKEKETGILFVTLEALYRQGYLYIDREAWVPAQAVVKMYRNIVFSHLLPEGQEYYAETVAEQLYQLAAHAAEGDWRGKQFAVRTWETIGSCGENCFRLGKGYPSLYAGFLMAKDIPRLFAHMVETSLYTRALLSYFSLWKMFVSVAQRQDATQWAQWWSAQTFVDHVDAHGRHLATELAKHQGRHDIELTLGSLLQQPSPSDMRHVARLKPIWRKLFDGVSDLPDEFNGKN, from the coding sequence ATGAAAGCGAACACTGTGCAGAATCCCGTTCGGGTAAGTGGCCTGCGCAGGCTCACGTCTTCTTGGATTGTTCACCTGCTCGTCGCCACGGCTGTGATCGCACTCGTCTTCCGTTTTCCGCCCCTCCTCTTTCAAGGGGATACAGACACCGCGCGCAACTACCTGAACACCATCGTTTCATCCCTATCAACGATTCTCGCCTTGTGTATCTCCATCATTCTCGTGGCCATCCAAATGACAGCCGGAAACTACACGCATCGTGTGCTCGATTTCTTTGTGCGTCTACCGTACAACGGATCGTTGTTTCTCATGTTTCTCGTGACCATCATGCACAGTTTCTTCCTCATGGCAAAGATTAGAGATCCGCAGCGCGATCCGCTTCCACGATCGCTGCAGCCGGAGATGAGCGCCGATCTCATTCTCGTTGTTATGTGCTACTTAAGCTTGCTCCTGTACATGTATGCGGTTGTCCGGCTGCTTAAACCCGAACGAATCATTCAATTGATTTCCCGTGAGTACCAGATGGCTGTCGGGGCGGGCCGATGGAAAGCAGCACTCGAGAATGTGGAACAAATATGCGATATCGTCAAGCGCGCCGCCTCCGTGAATGACTCGCTGACAGGCACGTACGGGCTGCAGCGCATGCAGGAAATTGCCGCGCGCTTGCCAATGCCGCAGAATGACGATGATCCGGTGTTGGACGTACATCGATCCATGGTCAACCAATGGGGAGAAATCATCGGCGTTACGGTCAAGGAGAAAGAGACGGGTATTCTCTTTGTTACTTTGGAGGCGCTCTATCGTCAAGGATACCTGTATATCGATCGGGAGGCTTGGGTACCGGCGCAAGCTGTCGTCAAAATGTACCGCAACATTGTCTTTAGTCATCTCTTGCCGGAGGGGCAGGAGTACTATGCGGAGACCGTTGCCGAGCAGTTATACCAACTCGCTGCCCATGCGGCCGAGGGCGATTGGCGGGGAAAGCAGTTTGCCGTCAGGACGTGGGAGACCATCGGATCGTGTGGTGAAAACTGTTTCCGCTTAGGTAAGGGTTATCCGAGTCTGTATGCGGGGTTCCTCATGGCCAAGGACATTCCTCGTCTGTTCGCTCATATGGTCGAAACATCCCTCTATACGCGAGCGCTGCTTAGCTATTTTTCGCTGTGGAAGATGTTCGTGTCCGTGGCGCAGCGCCAGGATGCAACACAGTGGGCACAGTGGTGGTCCGCTCAAACGTTTGTCGATCACGTCGATGCCCACGGACGTCATCTTGCCACCGAACTCGCGAAGCATCAAGGGCGCCACGATATTGAACTGACCCTCGGTTCTCTATTACAACAGCCGTCTCCGAGCGATATGCGGCACGTTGCCCGCCTCAAACCCATCTGGCGCAAATTGTTTGACGGCGTATCGGACCTGCCAGATGAGTTCAACGGGAAAAATTAG